TTCCAAGAGGGGTCACCATTCCCACTCCTGTCACAACAACCCTTCGGGGTGCCTGCGGGGCCGAAGACATCAAACACGCTCGCTGATATAGTCGATGGCGTTCTGAACGGTGGCAATTTTTTCGGCATCTTCATCCGGAATCTCGATCCCGAACTCTTCTTCCAGCGCCATGACCAGTTCGACTGTGTCGAGGGAATCGGCTCCCAGATCTTCCACGAAGCGGGACTCCGGATTGACTTCCTCATCCTCAACACCCAACTGTTCAGCAATAATTTTTTTGACGCGCTCTTCAATAGCCATACAGAAACCTTCCTCCATATACATCCAGACCCTGTTCAGAACGGGAATCGGGCGGGTCAGGCCCGGGACTCCCCGACATCAGACGAGTGCCATTCCTCCATTGACATGAAGTGTCTGGCCCGTCACAAATCCCGCTTCACGGGATACAAGATAGCGGACGGCAAAAGCAATTTCAGACGCCTTTCCAAACCGTCCTACCGGAATATGTTCGAGCGCCTTTTCCCGGACTTTGTCAGAAAGAGCGTCCGTCATGTCCGTCTCCACAAAACCGGGGGCGACAACATTGACGGTAATACCCCTGGACGCTACCTCCAGTGCAAGGCTCTTGGAAAGCGCCACAAGCCCTCCCTTCGAAGCCGCATAGTTTGCCTGACCGGCGTTTCCCGTTGTTCCAACCACGGAAGAAATCGAAACGATCCGCCCGTATCGTTGTTTCATCATCGCTTTGGTCGCCCCCCGCATCAGGCGGAAGGCTCCCAGCAGATTCGTCTCGATGACGTCCATGAAATCTTCGTCTTTCATCCGGACCATCAGACCATCGCGCACGATACCCGCATTGTTCACCAGAATATCAATGCGGCCCGAACGATTCAAGAGAGTGTCGAGCCCCCTTTCAATGGATTCTCCGCTTGCGACATCCAGGGGCAGGTAAACAACACGGTTTTGAGAGTCGGACTGCATTTTCTCCATCTCGGAAGTGACGCTCCGAACCCCATACCAGACCTGGGCTCCTTCCGCTCTCAAACAATCCGCAATGGCGCGTCCGATCCCCCTGGAAGCTCCGGTCACAAGGGCGACCTGACCATCCAGCATCCCTGGCGCTGAAGTACTCATCCTTTTCCGCCTGCCTTCCCGGTAGAGTCGGTTGACTCCCAGATCACGGAATCGGAAATCCGTTTTCCAAGCCCTGTCAGAACGGAGCCCGGACCCATTTCAACAAACTTCTCCACTCCCAATCGAAGGGCTTCCCGAATGGAATCCTCCCACAAAACAGGCGATGTGATCTGTCGAAGAAGTCTCTCCCGGAGTTCCGACGAATCGCTCGATGCGGAGGCGGTTGCATTGGAAACGACCGGGGAGACGGGATTCTTCCACATCATGTTTTCAAGGACCTTGCGCATCTCCCGGGCAGCCGGCTCCATTAACGGTGTATGGGAAGGAACCGAAACCGCCAGGGGGATCACTTTTCGGGCTCCGGCAGACTTGATGGCATCAATGGCAGACAGCATGCGATCCCTGGACCCGGCAATCACGATCTGTCCGGGACTGTTGACATTGGCCATACCGGCATATTCTCCGGGAGGGGGAGGAGGCATTTTTTCCAGGACCGCCATCAGTTCATTCCGGTCAAAACCCAGAACGGCCGCCATCATCCCCGCTCCTTCCGGAACCGCTCCCTGCATGGCCTTTCCCCGAA
The sequence above is drawn from the Leptospirillum ferriphilum ML-04 genome and encodes:
- the fabD gene encoding ACP S-malonyltransferase, producing the protein MTEKTDGKRSAWIFPGQGSQYRGMLRLVDGPREQVRLDEASEILGYPVRKLLGEDPDSVLDKTEWTQPALLLVSVLIAERKIREGIPLPDLYLGHSLGEYSALVMAGCLSFGEALHAVHLRGKAMQGAVPEGAGMMAAVLGFDRNELMAVLEKMPPPPPGEYAGMANVNSPGQIVIAGSRDRMLSAIDAIKSAGARKVIPLAVSVPSHTPLMEPAAREMRKVLENMMWKNPVSPVVSNATASASSDSSELRERLLRQITSPVLWEDSIREALRLGVEKFVEMGPGSVLTGLGKRISDSVIWESTDSTGKAGGKG
- the acpP gene encoding acyl carrier protein, producing MAIEERVKKIIAEQLGVEDEEVNPESRFVEDLGADSLDTVELVMALEEEFGIEIPDEDAEKIATVQNAIDYISERV
- the fabG gene encoding 3-oxoacyl-[acyl-carrier-protein] reductase, which codes for MLDGQVALVTGASRGIGRAIADCLRAEGAQVWYGVRSVTSEMEKMQSDSQNRVVYLPLDVASGESIERGLDTLLNRSGRIDILVNNAGIVRDGLMVRMKDEDFMDVIETNLLGAFRLMRGATKAMMKQRYGRIVSISSVVGTTGNAGQANYAASKGGLVALSKSLALEVASRGITVNVVAPGFVETDMTDALSDKVREKALEHIPVGRFGKASEIAFAVRYLVSREAGFVTGQTLHVNGGMALV